CTACAGCCCAGAGCTGAATTTGATTGAAATCGTCTGGAAACAAGCCAAATACCATTGGCGACGTTTTATCACTTGGACTCAGGAGACAATGGAGAATGAATTAAATACGTTATTGGGCGGTTATGGTAACCAATTTGCAATTAATTTCTCTTGAGTACTTAAAATAAATGGCTATTTTTCGAAATAATTTAATTGTGAATTTATTTCTATGGTAATTTTCCTCTAAAACATTAAAGACTAATTTGTCACAACACTTATGAAAAACAGATCTATTCTCATAAAATAATTTTCTGAGAAAATAGGCGATATGAATCTATGTTTTTAGAAATCATGAAAGTTCATATACCCAATAGATTTCAAGATAAAGCACGACAGTAAAAATTTTATCGATAGGGAATATAATCATATCACTAAGGTAGGTGAGTGTAGTCGACAAAGCCTTAACTTGAAAGATGACAGGTATAGTTAGTCTAATCTAATTTTCTTATACTAAGTGAATGTCAATGGAAAATATTTACCGCCGAAGTTTGCCAACTTTACCTCTAGATCCTAAGACAATTAAAGTTATTAAACAAAAAGCAGAGAAGTTGTGGGAAGAAATATCCAAGTTAAATATCAATATAAATATGGCGCGAGGAAAACCTTCACCTGAACAACTAGAATTATCTTCACCTATGCTAGAGTGGAATCTAATTTGTGATTTTATTTCTGACGAAAAGGTCGATTGTCGAAACTATGGAGAGCCAGCAGGAATATCTGAAATGAGAATCCTACTTGCTAATATTTTAAATATCGAAAAAAATAATGTAATAGCCACTGGAAACTCTAGTCTAGAAATCATGTACCAAGTACTGGCTGCACTAATGATTCATGGCCCAGATGATTCTTCACCTCCATGGTCATCCTATGAGAAAATAAGTTTTATTTGCCCTGTACCAGGATATGATAGGCATTTCAAAATCTGTGAAGAAATGGGAATAAATATGATATCAGTGCCAATGAGAAATAATGGTCCAGATATTGATATTATTGAAGATCTTGTATCTAACGATCCTTCTATTAAAGGTATTTGGTGCATTCCAAAATATAGTAATCCAACAGGAGTGATATATTCATCAGGAGTAATAAAGCGTCTGGCATCATTAAAATCTGCAGCACATGATTTTAGGTTATTCTGGGATAATGCTTACGTTGTCCATCACCTAACAAATAAAGAAATAGAAATTGATGAAATAATATCCATTTGCTCTTCAGCAGGGCATCCTAATCGACCTTATGTTTTTACATCAACATCGAAGATAACTCTACCTAATTCCGGTATTGCTGCTTTTGCCTCTTCAGAATCGAATATAAAGTGGTGGCTAGAAAGATCTGCGATTAGGACTGTGGGACCAGATAAAATGAATCAACTTCGACACGCTCGTTTTCTTGAATCCCATGAGAAGGTCAAAATCCTCATGGCTAGACATCGTGAGATATTAGCCCCAAAATTTTCAACTATAATTAAAATATTTAAAGAAGAACTAAATCAATTTTCAATAGCAAATTGGAGTGAACCACTTGGAGGTTATTTTATTTCACTGGATGTTCCAAATGGATGCGCTAAACGTACTGTAGAGTTGGCTGCTAACCTCGGTATTGAGTTAACACCAGCAGGAACTACTTTCCCATATGGGAAAGATCCTCAGGATGGAAATATCCGTATTGCGCCTAGTTTTTTATCTACCGACGAAGTCTCACTTGCAGCTAGGGGAATCGTAACAGCTATTCTTATGGCTGTGTCAGAACAAATGTCTATTTGAATAAATAATTTTTCGAAATATTTATATGGATACCAACCTAACTTAAATTGGCGAATAAAAACTATCTGACAACGTCACCATAAACATATATTCGGTTTCAACGAATCCTGATAAAAATCCGCACTTTTTGCCCTTTATAGATTAACAATCTTAGCAGACTACACTATTTTTTCGATTCACAGGGAACTGATTCCACAACAGGGCGAGATGCATGAACGTTTTTTACGCTAAAACTGTATACAATGAAATTCAATTTTGGTCAAATATCATACAACTCAGCCTTATTAAAGTATCAAGTAGTGTTTTATTTGGATGAATTGATTAAAAATTAGACTTTCATGCTCTCACCCTGGATTCCACACTGTTTGTACGATGACTATTTTTCCCGCTGTCTAGCTCATGGATTGCCTGTAAAGTTTCGCGATTTGGCTGAATCAGCCCATCAGGGATCTGACCCTATGTTGCTAATTTTTTAACAACCATTCAAATAACTGTAGATAAATCAAGACCCAAAGATTTTGCGTTCTCCATAGCGGCAACTTTTAATTCCGGTGAAACTCTGACTCGTACAATCGCATCGTAGCCACAACATAGCTACAGTATAAGGTTATTTTTCACCCCAAATATGCCTGTTACACTTGAATTATCACGGAGATGCGGGGAAGAGGATCATAGGAATTTGACTTATTCCAACTAAATAAACCCTCTACAACTCAATTGAATAAATTGAAAAATAAAAATCACCTCTTTATTATCCGAGATGCAGTATCCCTATATTAATAGCCCGAGGACAATAATATGCCTAAAGAGTTATTCACTGCAACAGTCGAGTCGGTTGGCAAGCTCAAAATGAAATGTTCATCACGGGATTTTACCTTCCATGTGGACGAACCCAAAAGCCTTGGTGGAACCGATGAGGCGATGAATCCAGTCGAAGCATTACTTTCTGCATTTGGTGCATGTCAGTGTATTGTGGCAAAAAGTTTTGCCCGTAAGCATAAAATCAATTTGATCGATATTCAGGTAAAAATGGAAGGAGAACTGGATACCGATGGCTTCACCGGGAAAAATAAAAACGCCAAACTGGGGTTTTCAAAAATTACCTCCAAGTTTTATGTTAAAGCAGATAATACCGAACAAGAGATCCGCGATTTTATTGCTTTTGTCGAAAGTCATTGCCCTGTTCTCGATACTCTCGTTAATACGCCAGAAATTGTGACTGAGGTTTATTCGGATAAATAAACGGGTAGAACAAGGTGAGCAGCCTTTTTTGTTGCAGCTCGCAAGACGGAAGCCGCTTATTATCTTCCCCGCTACGCGGGGAGATAATAAAGGCCTCTTGAATGACGACGAATATAGACTCAGCTATCTGTACAGGCGCTTTTTAAATCCATCAATGTCGCCATCAATAACATGGGATCTAAAGGCGATGGTTCAAATCCGGTTGCTTCATAAAATGATTTTGCTTCATCTGAGAGTGCATGAATTATCATGCCGCGAACACCAATAAGATCAGCGGCTTGTATTACCCTTAAAGCCGCATCTTTCACCAATGCCCGTCCTATTCCCTTTCGCTGCAATCGCCGATCAACCGCCAAACGCCCCAACACAACCACTGGTATCGGGTTAGGCATATTCCGCTTAAAATGGCCGGGAGCAGAACCCATAACAATCGCACTTGCTGCCAGAGAATAGTAAGCCATCACCCGATTTTCATCACACACCACATAGGTTTTTGATGCGCCTGTTAAGTTATTTTTTAGTGCGCGATTTTTCAGCCATTGATCGAACGTCACAACTCCTGAATCAAAAGATTCCAGATGATGATAGTCAGCCAGAAGTTTTGGTTCCGAAATTATCATAGCTCTTTGCCCCAAGGCGTTTCCATTTGCAGGGTTGCTTGTAACGGCTTATTGGGCTGTGGGGGCATGTCCAAACGTGCCAAAAATTCGGCATAGGCTTCTGGACTGGCCGTAATAATCGCTTGTTCAATTAACGTCTCTTCTGCCATACGACGGGCGGCTTCCAACATAAAATCCGTCCGATTTTTCCCCTGAATGGCTGCTGCCCTGTCTATCAGGTTGCGGATTTCGGGCTTGATACGAATATTCAATGTGTCGCGTTTTGTTGTTTGCATAATTCACCTCGGAGTAGACGAGTTGCGGTTAAGCATAGCACCCCCGATTGTAATGTCAAAGTCATTACAATCGTTGACTTTACAACCAATTCTTAATAGCAGAAGTAAAATCCGTTAATACCTCAACAAACTCATCAGGATGGGAAATAAAAGGGGCGTGGGCAGCGTTGCGCATGATAACGGAATGGGTTTGTGGCCATGCCCTGTCAAGCTGCGAAGCGATCTTACGCGGCACCAAACCATCAAGATGACCATAAAGACGCAGGAAAGGTAATGGAAGCTGGGACAATTCCGCTCTTAAATCCTCCGTGCGCAGGATTTCCAAACCAGCATTAAGCACATCGACGGTCGGCATCGGCTGGTTGAGAATGACTGATTTCAGTACACGGGCATCCTGGCGTGCGCTGTCTGTTCCCAAGGTCTGCAAAGCCAGAAAACGTTCGACCGTCTTCTGAAAATCAGCACTCAATTGATGTTCAAATGCGCTCAAGACCGCCGGCTTAATCCCCGGCCAATCGCCATCGGCACTGAATTTCGGCGAAGAAGCCACGGTGACCAAGCCCGCAACGTGTGCCGAGTGATCCAACGCAATCCGGCTGGCGACCAATCCTCCCAAAGACCAGCCGAGCCACAAGGCATTTTCCGGCGCCTGTTGCCATACAATATCAGCCATGTCCGCCAATGACATGGCCGGATACGGTTGGCTGCGTCCATAGCCCGGTAAGTCCACCAGATGCAAACGAAAATGCGAAGCCAATCGCGTTTCCACTGAACGCCAAACCTCAGCGTTTAATCCCCATCCGTGCAGCATCACAAGATCACGCGGTGCTTCACCAATTGTCTGCCAAAACAACTGATCCATTGTTATTCTCTCTTTTATTTATGTGTCACCAAGGAAGGGAACTATGCTAACAATGGTTGGCTACTGTTGGCTATGCCATCAAAATTTGTATTTTGCCCATCACGGAATCTGCTACATCTGCCTCCGTCACTTAAAGCGGCTGCAACATGTCTGTCCGCGCTGTGCACTGCCTGCTGAATCCGGCAATTTTCCCTGTGGCCGCTGTGTGAAAAATCCCCCGCCGTGGCAATATTTGATCGCCATTACGGATTACACCCCACCATTAAGCCAGCTTATCCGACGGTATAAATATCACAGTACCCCACAACTTGCGCCGGTGCTGGCGCGCATCTTCCTGCTGCATTGGTTGCAAGGCTATCGTGAAGGCCGCTGGCATAAGCCGGACAGCATACTGGGCATTCCCCTGCACAGCAGAAAACGCTGGCAACGCGGGTTCGATCAGATTGAGCTGATTACCCATCCTCTGTCACGTTGGCTGCGATGCCCGTATCAATCCGGTTTTTTGCGCCGTTCACGTGCTACACTCCCACAACGCGGGTTATCCGCCGCCCAAAGGAGAACCAATCTTAAGCAAGCCTTTCAGTTGCAGGGCGATTTTACCGATCAACATGTCGCGATTTTCGATGATGTGATCACCACGGGCACAACGCTGCATGAGGTTTCACAGTTGTTGATTCGTGCTGGCGCTCGCTCTGTACAGGCTTGGGCAATATGCCGAACCTTGTAGTTCCTTTATAAATGGGCGTATTATAACCAACTAGAACAGTCAACTATTGAGCAAATGCCATGATTAATATTACTGAAGCAGCGCAAGCACATTTTGCCAAGCTACTGGCAAATCAAGAACCGGGTACCCAGATCCGCGTTTTTGTCATTAATCCGGGAACCCCGACCGCTGAATGCGGCGTTTCCTATTGCCCACCGGATGCTGTTGAAGCCACTGACACCGAATTGAAGTTCGATCAACTTTCTGCCTATGTTGATGAAATTAGTGCTCCTTTTCTGGAAGAAGCCGTTATTGATTTTGTCACCGATCAACTGGGTTCTCAACTGACCCTTAAAGCTCCGAACGCCAAGATGCGTAAAGTGGAGGATGATGCACCACTGATTGATCGTGTTGAATATGTCCTGCAATCGCAGATCAATCCCCAGTTGGCCGGGCATGGTGGCCGTGTCAGCCTGATGGAAATCACCGATAATGGTTATGCTATTTTGCAATTCGGAGGCGGATGCAACGGCTGTTCAATGGTCGATGTCACGCTGAAAGAAGGAATTGAAAAGCAGTTATTACAGTTATTCCCTGAATTAAAGGGCGTGAGAGATCTGACTGAACACCAGCGCGGTGAGCATTCATATTACTGAGTTTTTTATTCTTGTTTTAACCATTTTTCTGTTTCCAACATTTTCTCTCGGTATTTCTACGCCTTCCCAATGCTGATATTGGGAAGGCAGTCAGGTATGACCTGACTGCGGTTAAGAAATGAATAGATTGAAAATGAAAATTTGAGAAACGACGTTGAGTATTTATGGACCATTTTCAAACAATAACGCCTGAACAAGCTTACCAACATTGGCTCGATAAAACCGCAGTCATGGTTGATATCCGCGACCCACAAAGTTTCCATGCCGGGCACGTAACCGGGGCGTTTCATCTCACCAATGAAACACTCAATCATTTTCTACAAGGCGCGGATTTTGACCAACCCGTCATGGTGATGTGCTACCACGGGCATAGCAGTCAGGGAGCGGCACAATACCTGATCAATATGGGTTTTGAGACGGTTTACAGTGTCAATGGCGGTTTTGAAGTCTGGCAAAGGGACTATCCTCACGCTGTCCATGCTCAATGAATATTTAATATACTGAATTTAACCCTGTGCAATTCATTTCAACTTAAGGCAGAGATAAGACGAGTCATGATCCATATAACCTCAGTATCTAACCCTCGACTGGCTCAGGCCTTTATTGATTATATGGCGACGCAGGGCATTCATTTGACCATGCGCCCCACCAATGAACCCCCTTTAGTTGAACTCTGGTTAGAAGATGCCAGCCAACGCAGTCAGGTTGAACTGGAACTTCGCTACTTTGCCCATGACCCGCTCAATAAACGCTATCAGGCTGCCAGTTGGCAAGCGGGTAAATCTGTCAGTCCCTTCAACTATCGCAACAACCTTAACTTAAGTACGCTCAAAAACCAGTCTGGTCCGCTGACAATTGCCACAACCCTGATCTGTATCCTCGTTTACCTTTGGATGGAGATGGCGGGCATGCCGAATGTCATGAAATGGCTGGCGTGGCCAGCTCACAGTGATCAGTATCTGGAGTTATGGCGCTACTTAAGCCCTGCCCTGCTGCATTTCTCCCTGACCCATCTCCTGTTTAATCTTGCATTATGGTGGTATTTCGGCAGTCAGGTAGAGCGGAAGATTGGCGGAGGCAAATTGTTTGAAATCACGATAGTCTCCGCCATTTTCAGTGGTTGGGCGCAATCCTTGTTCAGCGGATCTCATTTCGGCGGGCTGTCCGGTGTCGTCTACGCCCTGATCGGGTATGTTTGGCTAACCGGTGAAATATCACCCAAACGCGGGATCAGCGCGCCCAGAGGATTAATTGCTATCTCTGTCATTTGGTTATTGGTGGGTTATTTCAATCTATTTTCATTAAAGATCGCCAATGCTGCCCACGTTTCAGGATTAATTCTCGGGTTATTAATGGGGTTATGGGATAATTTGCGTAAACAAAAAAAGCAATAAATACCAATAGATTTCAAGTTTCGGCATCGGCTTGAAATAGAAGGGGATAATTTTGGTCAACGATAATCCATCTATGCAAATATTAGGGGAATTTTGTGAAGCAAACTCAGCGACATGATGCAATAATCGAGCTAGTGCGCCTTCAAGGTTATGTCAGCACGGAGGAGTTGGTTGAACATTTTGATGTTAGCCCGCAAACTATCCGACGTGACTTAAATGATCTCGCCGATAAGAATAAAATCCAGCGTCATCACGGTGGTGCCACGTTACCCTCCAGCTCCGTCAACACCGCTTACCATGACCGTAAGATCATGTGGTCGAACGAAAAAGCCCGCATTGCACAACAAGTTGCCAGCCAAATTCCAAACGGCGCAACCCTGTTTATCGATATTGGAACCACGCCAGAAGCCGTGGCACATGCCCTGCTCAACCACTGCGATTTACGGATTGTCACCAACAATCTCAACGTCGCCACCCTGTTTATGGGCAAAGAAGACTTCCGTCTGATTTTAGCCGGAGGAGAAGTGCGCTCCCGCGATGGCGGTATCATTGGTGAAGCCACGCTGGATTTCATTTCCCAGTTCCGCCTTGATTTCGGCATCCTTGGGATCAGCGGCATCGATAATGATGGCTCGCTGCTGGAGTTCGATTACCACGAAGTGCGTACCAAACGCGCCATTATCGAGAACTCCCGCTGTGTCATGCTGGTTGCCGACCATTCAAAATTCGGCCGCAGTGCTATGGTTAATCTCGGTAACATGAACCTGATTGATTTTTTGTTCACGGATAAAGCACCTCCTCTCGGTATCCAGAAAATTATCGAGCAACACAGCGTTAAGCTGGAATTGTGCTAATTACTTTTTACGCAATAGCTACGTAATCAATGCCCCCACCTGAAATTCGGGTGGGGGTCGCTCTCATCAATATTCCCCTCTCAAATTTGTATCCCACAAAATCCTTATTAATCTTATATATATGGTAAGGTTTTGTTAGCTATATCACGTGAAGATGTTTTTTCTGCGTTAATAGTTGGCGATTGATGAATTTTTGATTACAATCCTTGAGCGAAAACGAACATTAAAGAACTGTTTCGAACATTTCAGAGGGGATGCAATGGAAACCAAAGACTTGATTATCATCGGCGGTGGAATTAACGGCGCCGGTATCGCAGCAGATGCTGCTGGCCGGGGGCTTTCTGTCCTATTGTTGGAAGGTCAAGATTTGGCCAGCGCAACTTCGTCTGCCAGCTCCAAGCTGATCCACGGTGGCTTACGCTATCTGGAACATTATGAATTCCGTTTAGTCAGTGAAGCACTGGCAGAACGTGAAGTGCTTTTGAAACTGGCTCCCCATATTGCATTCCCGATGCGTTTTCGTTTGCCGCATCAACCTCACCTGCGCCCAGCCTGGATGATCCGCATTGGCCTGTTCCTGTACGATAATTTAGGTAAACGCGTCAGCTTACCGGGCAGTAAGGGGCTGAAATTTGGTGCAAACTCAGTATTAAAACCCTCAATCACCCGTGGTTTTGAATACTCCGACTGCTGGGTTGACGATGCGCGTCTGGTTGTTCTGAACGCTCAGGAAGTGCAAAAACACGGTGGCGAAGTGCGTACCCGCACTCAAGTTACCCGCGCATGGCGTGAAAATGGTCACTGGATGGTTGAAGCCAAAGATCTTAAAACCGGCGAAACCTATACCTGGCGTGCGAAAGGTTTGGTCAACGCAACTGGCCCGTGGGTGAAAAATTTCTTTGATAACGGCCTGCAACTGAAATCGCCTTACGGCATCCGTTTGATCAAAGGCAGCCATATTGTTGTGCCGCGAGTGCACGATGAACCGCAGGCTTATATTCTGCAAAATGAAGATAATCGCATCGTGTTTGTGATCCCGTGGAATGACGAATTTTCCATCATTGGTACGACAGACGTTGAGTACAAAGGCGATCCAAAAGAAGTCAAAATTGACGATAAAGAGATCGACTATTTGCTGAAAGTCTATAACGACCACTTCAAGAAACAACTTGGCCGCAATGATGTTGTCTGGACTTACTCTGGTGTTCGTCCCCTGTGTGATGATGAATCCGATTCACCGCAAGCGATCACCCGTGACTACACACTGGATGTGCAGGATGAACAAGGTCAGACACCATTACTGTCCGTATTTGGCGGTAAGCTGACGACTTATCGTAAATTGGCTGAACACGCCATGGATAAACTGACCCAGTACTACCCCAATGCGGGCAAGGCATGGACTAAAAATGGCAAATTACCGGGTGGTGAGCTGGAAGGCTGTGATCGCGATGGTTATGCGCGTCTGCTGCGTCAGCGTCACAACTGGTTGCCAGAAGGGACGGCACTACGTTACGCCCGTACTTACGGCAGCAACAGCCAAGTCATCCTGAAAAACGCAGAAGCACTGACCGATCTCGGCGAATGCTTCGGCCACGGTTTATATGAAGCTGAACTGCGTTATTTAGTTGAACACGAATGGGTGACGCAGTTAGATGATGCTATCTGGCGCCGAACCAAACTGGGCATGTGGCTCACCGATGAACAGAAACAGCGTGTAGCGGACTGGCTGACACAAAACGTCAAAGCGGCTTAATTGCAAGATTAATTTCGTGGAAAACGGCGATAACCATTATCGCCGTTTTCTATTTCGCTTTATTCCTACTGTAAATTTTCGAAATCAACCATCCCTATTTTCTATTGAAATCTGCTGATTTTTTATTTTATTCAACTGGTTGTTTGACGCACCTATTTTTGCCATCGTGATAGTATGTTGGAAATTAAACTGACATATATCTAAACTAAAAATTTAGGAACAAATAATGGCAGCAATAACCTATTTGATCGTCCCAGGGTATACCAATTCTGGGCCAGATCACTGGCAATCTCATTTAGAAAAAAAATATCTGAACGTGGTCAGAGTACAACAGGATGATTGGCAATCTCCCGTTAGGGAAAAATGGATACACCGCCTGCATGAAACTATCGACAAAATAGCAGGTGACATTTTTCTTATTGGACATAGCTGCGGTGCTGTTACCATCACTCAGTGGGCAGCGGAACGAAAATCCGATAAAATTAAGGGCGCTTTACTGGTTGCTCCCGCTGATATTGACAGCCTCGGTGCACCATTAGAAATTCAGGTTCAACGCCCTTTAGCTACGTCTCCCCTGCCCTTTCCTTCTACACTGGTCTGTAGTGATAATGATGAATTTTTACCTTTAGAAAAAGCCCATACTCTGGCCAATTGTTGGAACTCATCTCTCATTGTTTTATCTGGAGCAGGACATATCCATACTGCTGCGGGTTATGGCGAATGGTTGGCAGGTGAACAACTTATCAACGAGATATCAAATCACGGCTTGATCACTAATCAATAATTTCGGGAAAATCTATGTTAACGATCCGGGATGCAACGATAGAAGACGCTATGCTACTCTCTCAACTATTTGAAACAAGCTATCGTTTTCACTTTTCTTATTTATGGCATGACCAGAATGAATTGGAAGAGTATATCGCAGGAGAATGTTCCATAGCGCAAATATCGACTTCATTACAATCTCCCGATCATAAATGGTTTATTGCCGAATCCCAACCTGCTATCGGATCAAATAGAGTGGCTTCAGATACAAACCGTTCCAACATTGTTGGCTTCTGCAAAATCGTCTTAAACCAACCTGTTCCTGATAAAGATATTACTGGCATCTATTTGCATAAACTTTATCTGATGCCAAAACTAACCGGACAAAAACAGGGGGATCAATTATTTGATCATATAGTGAAATTTTGTCATAAACAGGGGGAAAAGTGGCTTTGGTTGGAAGTCATGGAGCAGAACACTTCTGCCATCAAATTTTATGTGAGAAAAGGGCTGAAATGGCAAAAGGATATTATTTTTTCCAGCCCAAAACAGCAAAGCATATTGCATATCATGGCTAAAAATTTATCCGAGTAGATTCAGTTTGCTATTTTCGCAATCTCCGATTCGTAAATTAAAAATCGAGACCGCAGATCCTGTAACTCCGCCAATTTCTCCTCTGGAGAGAGAAAAGAGTATCGGAGGCTATTAAATACAGCCGTTTTAATATCGGCATATGACGGTTTGTAATTTGTGACAAAAATTAAAAATTCGTGCGTTAAGTCACTACGAGAAACCCCGGGATCATCACTTGATATCACAAAAGGCACGCCATAACGTTGATAAAGTTTTATCGGATGCGCGTTCCCTCTAACACCCAGAATAAAGTCATTACTCGTCAGGTTAATTTCAATCGGAATGTCCTTTTCCCTCAGTTCATTGAGTAATGCCAATGCGTTCACCTCCGTAGCAATATCAACGCCGTGGCCGATTCGATTTGCCCCTGCGATATCTACCGCATAGCGAATATGATTTGCCAGATTCTCTGGCGGAACCATTCCGCTCGCCAATTCCCCTGCATGCAAGGATAAGTGAACATCGGGGAAGAGCTGTTTTAAATAGCGAAACATCAGCATGTACAGCTTATAATCACGAATTGCGATGTAACCGTTTTCCGGCCCGACAATATTCACGCCGACAATTTTTTTGCTGCCGTGTGCTGCCGAAAATGCCGAATATAAACTTGAGAATACCGCGGCGCGTGGCATATTACGAACAGCATAGGATTGAAGCCGGATACGAAATTTATCATCGTCCAACCCTGAGATCGCCGCTTCTCCAGTTTGGATATAATCAGAGATGCCCTTCGCAACAAATGGGTCCTTAGCCATAAAATTCGCATAAGGTGCCAGCACTGCGAAAACGCGATTTTCATCGGCATCCGGATCTAACGCATCAAGCGCTTTAGCCAAATCGGGATATTCAAAAGCGGGTGCCTTTTTCAACATGATTTCCAGATACTGAACATTTTCATGTTTGGCACGGTTTTTTAATTTCGCAAGCCCTTCCATTAAAATTTGATGCGACAACGGACTGAAATAATTAAAGGTGTCAAAAAACTGCTGGTCCGGTGCCTTCTCCGTGTGATAGTGGTTATAGAAGTCTTTGTCTGACCATGCTTTCAACCATTTCCGGTAGAAAACATTGTTTGCGATAACCGCACGCTTATCGAGGCAAAATGGCCGATTTTCCCGCGGGAGCTGATTTTTCTGCCGTGTTTCTATTTGATAAATTTCGATGTTAAGTTTTGGGTCAGATCGATCATAAATGCAGTATCCCTTATTCCCCACCCAGTCAAGATAGGTCTCGGCATAGATTGCACCAGAATAATGAATATGGACATCTGCGCCTTTAGGCATCATTTTCAATGCCATTGTTAACTCTGCAATATCCGGATCAGGGGTTTCAATTAGATGACTAAAAAAGTATGCAGTCGCTGTCTCATTTTCCTTGGCTAAAGCGGTACTTAATTCACCCGCATTGACCTGACAAGGAAATAACATTAATAAAATGATGACAATAGATAAGACATTCATAATCCTTCTTCCTGATCTTGATATTTGTTTGGTAACTTATTATATGAATCCAAGAACAATAATATATAAACGAATAAAAACATAAAATATCCACCTGAATTTTAGGCAAACTTTTAAATGCGAAATATACTTTAATTATCTCTTTAATTTTTAATAACACCAATACAAAGGAGATAGAAAATGTTCACAGTGAAATACTTTGATGATTTTGCAGCATTAGATCTATACGCAGCAACGATGTATGACCAATATCCGGATAACATTATGCCTCCGCCAGATCCACGCATAGAAAAAGATGGTTGGAAACTGAAAGGTTATATTTCCTGTAATTATTATTACACCCTTATGGATGCCAAAACCAATAAGAAAGAATTAATATTTTCTGATGATAGAGTAAATCATGGATATACCAATCTAACTTGAAGATGCAGGTTTTAAAATCTGAAAGTTGTCAGTCAGTCTAGTCGTGAGTTCTTTCGCTTTTTCTGGCAAAGTGACATGAAAAAAGTGACGAAGGGTTTCACGGAATGTCTTCGCATCCGGAAAATAAACATTGTTACGTACTTGCTCATTCATATACTTCCACAATCGCTCTATTGGATTGAGGTTTGGGCTGTAAGGCGGTAGGTAATGCAGTTCAATATTAAGGACATATGCCACCTCTTTCACCAATTCTGCCCGG
This genomic interval from Xenorhabdus doucetiae contains the following:
- a CDS encoding adenosine deaminase family protein, which encodes MALKMMPKGADVHIHYSGAIYAETYLDWVGNKGYCIYDRSDPKLNIEIYQIETRQKNQLPRENRPFCLDKRAVIANNVFYRKWLKAWSDKDFYNHYHTEKAPDQQFFDTFNYFSPLSHQILMEGLAKLKNRAKHENVQYLEIMLKKAPAFEYPDLAKALDALDPDADENRVFAVLAPYANFMAKDPFVAKGISDYIQTGEAAISGLDDDKFRIRLQSYAVRNMPRAAVFSSLYSAFSAAHGSKKIVGVNIVGPENGYIAIRDYKLYMLMFRYLKQLFPDVHLSLHAGELASGMVPPENLANHIRYAVDIAGANRIGHGVDIATEVNALALLNELREKDIPIEINLTSNDFILGVRGNAHPIKLYQRYGVPFVISSDDPGVSRSDLTHEFLIFVTNYKPSYADIKTAVFNSLRYSFLSPEEKLAELQDLRSRFLIYESEIAKIAN
- a CDS encoding RBBP9/YdeN family alpha/beta hydrolase codes for the protein MAAITYLIVPGYTNSGPDHWQSHLEKKYLNVVRVQQDDWQSPVREKWIHRLHETIDKIAGDIFLIGHSCGAVTITQWAAERKSDKIKGALLVAPADIDSLGAPLEIQVQRPLATSPLPFPSTLVCSDNDEFLPLEKAHTLANCWNSSLIVLSGAGHIHTAAGYGEWLAGEQLINEISNHGLITNQ
- the glpG gene encoding rhomboid family intramembrane serine protease GlpG, with the translated sequence MIHITSVSNPRLAQAFIDYMATQGIHLTMRPTNEPPLVELWLEDASQRSQVELELRYFAHDPLNKRYQAASWQAGKSVSPFNYRNNLNLSTLKNQSGPLTIATTLICILVYLWMEMAGMPNVMKWLAWPAHSDQYLELWRYLSPALLHFSLTHLLFNLALWWYFGSQVERKIGGGKLFEITIVSAIFSGWAQSLFSGSHFGGLSGVVYALIGYVWLTGEISPKRGISAPRGLIAISVIWLLVGYFNLFSLKIANAAHVSGLILGLLMGLWDNLRKQKKQ
- the glpD gene encoding glycerol-3-phosphate dehydrogenase is translated as METKDLIIIGGGINGAGIAADAAGRGLSVLLLEGQDLASATSSASSKLIHGGLRYLEHYEFRLVSEALAEREVLLKLAPHIAFPMRFRLPHQPHLRPAWMIRIGLFLYDNLGKRVSLPGSKGLKFGANSVLKPSITRGFEYSDCWVDDARLVVLNAQEVQKHGGEVRTRTQVTRAWRENGHWMVEAKDLKTGETYTWRAKGLVNATGPWVKNFFDNGLQLKSPYGIRLIKGSHIVVPRVHDEPQAYILQNEDNRIVFVIPWNDEFSIIGTTDVEYKGDPKEVKIDDKEIDYLLKVYNDHFKKQLGRNDVVWTYSGVRPLCDDESDSPQAITRDYTLDVQDEQGQTPLLSVFGGKLTTYRKLAEHAMDKLTQYYPNAGKAWTKNGKLPGGELEGCDRDGYARLLRQRHNWLPEGTALRYARTYGSNSQVILKNAEALTDLGECFGHGLYEAELRYLVEHEWVTQLDDAIWRRTKLGMWLTDEQKQRVADWLTQNVKAA
- a CDS encoding DeoR/GlpR family transcriptional regulator, coding for MKQTQRHDAIIELVRLQGYVSTEELVEHFDVSPQTIRRDLNDLADKNKIQRHHGGATLPSSSVNTAYHDRKIMWSNEKARIAQQVASQIPNGATLFIDIGTTPEAVAHALLNHCDLRIVTNNLNVATLFMGKEDFRLILAGGEVRSRDGGIIGEATLDFISQFRLDFGILGISGIDNDGSLLEFDYHEVRTKRAIIENSRCVMLVADHSKFGRSAMVNLGNMNLIDFLFTDKAPPLGIQKIIEQHSVKLELC
- a CDS encoding GNAT family N-acetyltransferase, with protein sequence MLTIRDATIEDAMLLSQLFETSYRFHFSYLWHDQNELEEYIAGECSIAQISTSLQSPDHKWFIAESQPAIGSNRVASDTNRSNIVGFCKIVLNQPVPDKDITGIYLHKLYLMPKLTGQKQGDQLFDHIVKFCHKQGEKWLWLEVMEQNTSAIKFYVRKGLKWQKDIIFSSPKQQSILHIMAKNLSE